A stretch of the Corylus avellana chromosome ca6, CavTom2PMs-1.0 genome encodes the following:
- the LOC132185727 gene encoding protein TRACHEARY ELEMENT DIFFERENTIATION-RELATED 7A-like yields the protein MVSPQSNDFNFPYFPPPPHTFQPPPPHPFHPPPPAAKPPRPSKSPPPPTPSHHFPPPPAAKPPSPSKSPPPPTPSHHFPPPPPHVRPPPPHVLPPPPAPSPNNNPTVIVIVFISFGGLFFLAFLAAAVFCFIKRRKKKEVQETDMIHFDEHRKVNEIIVPGPHGPQAVILSVEDDVHIDEVIRKDEKFGEGLHANSAEGKPGTSSSGFDHHHLEHKA from the coding sequence ATGGTCTCTCCCCAGTCCAATGACTTCAACTTCCCATACTTCCCTCCACCACCCCACACTTTCCAACCACCACCTCCCCATCCTTTTCACCCACCACCTCCGGCCGCAAAGCCGCCCAGACCCTCAAAATCACCGCCACCGCCAACCCCATCTCACCATTTTCCTCCACCTCCGGCCGCAAAGCCACCCAGTCCCTCAAAATCACCACCACCGCCAACCCCATCTCACCATTTTCCTCCACCTCCTCCCCATGTGCGCCCTCCGCCGCCTCATGTACTCCCTCCGCCGCCTGCACCATCACCGAACAACAATCCCACAGTAATAGTCATTGTGTTCATATCATTCGGAGGTCTTTTCTTCCTTGCATTCCTTGCAGCTGCTGTCTTCTGCTTCAttaagaggagaaagaagaaggaagttCAAGAAACCGATATGATTCACTTCGACGAACACAGGAAGGTGAACGAGATAATCGTACCAGGGCCCCATGGACCTCAGGCTGTGATATTGTCAGTTGAGGATGATGTGCATATTGATGAAGTGATTAGGAAGGATGAGAAGTTTGGTGAAGGCTTGCATGCCAATTCTGCAGAGGGCAAACCTGGCACATCTTCTTCAGGTTTTGATCATCACCACCTTGAACACAAGGCTTGA